A stretch of DNA from Brachyhypopomus gauderio isolate BG-103 chromosome 7, BGAUD_0.2, whole genome shotgun sequence:
GTTGTACGTTGAAGCTGTTGAAATCAGCTATTGATTTCAAACTCTTGTGCCCAACTAATTTCACACTTTAGACACGGGGTCTGGATATAACTTGGACACTTTCACCTGACAAAGGAATCCGTTACCATTTTAAAGTGGACTCAAAAGTTGACGTTTAAAAGTTTTTCGACAGAATGTCACTCCTTAAATTCATTGTATTGGGTCGTGCTTACAGAGTTtagacagatatgcaaatcctTGTTGATGAATCAATGCATCTTAACAAAGTTGGTCAGTTACTTTTTCCTGCATTTAACGCTCGACCGATGTGTTCGGCCACAGCGCCAGGACGGCCTACACTCATGTCGGTGTGATTTGGGGTCGTTTTAAGACTAAACTCAGACTTCCAGGTTAAACTGAATGTGGTTGAGAAGACtcactgtttttgtttttaacacGTGACTACTGCAACGCCACAGATATTTCACATTTATGAAGGGACACTTGAGGCTTGTGGCTGCCTCACAGTCCTGCAGGCCTTCCGTACAGACTCGTGAATTTCATGAATTTGTGTTGATTTTCATACCAGACATCGTTTAGACAGTAAATAAGCGACAAGTCAACCAAAGTCTCGCTTTATGGCTGGTTATCAGATTAAATCCATCAGAAAGAAACAGAAACCACAAACGTGGAGGTTCTTCCACGTTTACTCCTGGATACAagcatttgttttgtgtgctttggcAATTCTCTCTGGGTCCAAGCGTGTGTTCTTAACCTTTTGTCTTGGTGACACTGCAGTAGGGGTGGGAACGCTGGCAGAACTATCCCTGTATCCAGCAGCACACCAGTTCTGTGAAATTCACTCTGTTCTGATGCCTAGAGATACTTTAAAATCAAAAGGAGCTCTTAAATAGGGCAAACCTTTAATTGCGCATCATAGAAGGGAAAACATGTGCTGTTTAATTTGCTTGTGTTTGTGGAGAAATGACTACTTGCCATGTGGATTCTCTCTGAAGTGAGAACACAGGTGGTGTTCTTGCTTCCTTTCTGATCGTTGTGTGTGAGGCACTCACCCCACCCTTTTACCTCCGTCACTGCAGGATGAGCGAGGGCAGGAGACGATGGAGAATAGGTCTTTACTACAGAACATCCGGACGACCGCTGTGCTCAGCGTGCCTGTGCTAAGTATGCCAAACCAAATGCagggtgctgtgtgtttgggaaGTCGCATTAAAAGTTTCTCGCTCATATTACACAATGTACACTTTCTGATTTGCTGATAAATTCCCTGAGCAAATGTGGCCTGTGAGAACGATGATTCAGGAGGGCGTACATGTCCATTCTTGTGTAAAACTTTATGCCTAATAATGCTGTTTATTAACTCACTAACTGGTTCTTCATTTTTGCACAGTATTGTCCAAACTCCTTGCGATTGCTTTACCCATCGCCCAGGTGGTCATTGGTAGGTATATGGTTTcaaacaaaaacatgaatttgtttaCCACAAGCTCACAAACATTAGTGTTATGTAAATTGTAAACTATTGTTATGTaaagtgatgatggtggtgatggtgcagTAAGTAGCCTACTTCCGTGAATAACTAATGTCAGTATTAGACAGTTACTAATGTAGCAGAGAATTCTCAGAGCAACTTGCTTTCAGACCAGGATGGTTTGATCTTATCCGCAAAAGGGCAGTGTGGCGTTAGTCTTCATTCCCGTCAAGCAGTTGTTCAGTAATGTCTATTTGATGGATTAAAACCTTCATGCCCAGCAGACAACACTTTTACGACATGCTCTGActgaccactaggtggcagaTGTCAATACATAAGCCTGCTGAGATGTTTACTGCTAGTATGCACTGTACACACGCTGTATTGTTGACATTAAGCACATATTATCGATATTTTAAAGTGTCCTGTTAAAGACGTGAGAGGAGGAATTGGAGAAGACCAGAATCATgattatatgtatgtatgtatgtatgtatgtgcacgTGACCCCCCAGGTCAACAGTACCTGGAAAAATGCCCCAGGCAGCCGAACATACCCATTTACCTGCTGGTGTCCGGTGTGTTCGGGCTTGTCTTGGCGCTGCTGTCCTGCCTGCCGTGTGCACGCGAGGATGAACATGGCAGTTCGGGTTCCCTGAGCAGCCTGTGCACTGCCTGGAACTCCCTCGtcaccctcttcctcttcatctggTTCATCTCCGGTaattagaaacacacacatgcctttGCACCACAGCTGCCAGAAAGACAACACAGAGAGGAAACCTGATTGGTCTGGATTAACCAGAGATTAAGGTTTAATGCTGAGGTCTTGATGTAATGCTAATAGTAGGAATACCCCTCTGCTCTTTCATGTTAAATATCCAATCTGGAGCTCAAACCCAGAATTGTGCAGAAATGAGTCAAGAGCTTCAGTTAATGCCTGTGGACTGGTTGTTGGTCCCAGGTTGTCTTGTTTGAGTATTTCCAAAATGTCTTGCATTTCTTACTGCAGATACTCACCTGGAgtcttcttttgtgtgtgtgtgtgtgtgtgtgtgtgtgtggtaaaataaataattaaatgctTGAGGATCATCCAGGTgacttttttaaaataaaaggttTAGATGGATTACTAGAGTAACAGTCTTCTTATTCCTCTTATTGATTTTATAAGAAGTGAATTTTGCCAGAGAATTCAGGTTTGGTGCCTTCAGATAATTGCAAATGTCTCCTTGTCTCCCCCTACAGGTAATGTGTGGGTCTACTCTATATATCCACCCAACTACGATACCAGTGCTGTGGATTACTGTGCTAAAACAGTCTATCTGTTTGCGTTCTGGACTATAAATGCGGTGTATATTTTACTGGGCATACTGctggttggggggtgttgtttGCTCTTCTGCATGTGTCTGCTTGGCAAGGCCATCAATAACACTCGTGATGAGGTATGATTGACAGGCCATTGATCTGGTTCATGTTGAACTCATTCCCCACTAATGGAAAAGCAAGGCAGTTGTATACTTATATACTTGCTGTTATGTGTGATGCTTTGCTTTTTTTCTTATAAGGTGGGTAGTGGACAATTTCCTGATGCCTGAGTGagggataaataaataattgtgtgtgtgtgttttggggcgGGGGGTGATATTTAGTTCCTTTGCTTCTATGTAATTGTATATGTTGTCAGGCTAAAATATTAACAGATTAAATAATCACGGGAGTTATTACTTGCTGTATTTAGTCCTGAGCTGGCAGATTTAAAGCTGTGGGACTGAGTGTGCTCAGAACTGCTTGTCATCTGATTTAAACCGACACAGTTGCCAACAGCCAGGAACATAAGTATGTATGTTTTACGAATGGGTAGGAAGGAGTTTACTATTGGGATCTATATGTCCAGTCTGTAATTATCTGTAAGAGGAAAGGTGGGTCTTTACTACATTTCTATAGTGACGTGAGCTTCAAATTACACATATAATGTGGCACTGAAATACTgagagaaagaaataaaaaagtgaTTTACACAATGGCgtcaataataaaattatatttaaatgtttttctttatACAAAAGACACAGTGTACACATACATATTACAcacttgcaaaaaaaaaagaatatagtTGATATACTACATAGTAAATGTAGTTTGTCCAAATACATGAACGTAGCTCAAGGCTTTCTATAAGGCACGTAGGGGAGAAGTGAATcatgtgtggggagggtttaggGGCTGTGAGGTGGGGTCCCTgactcctgtgtggcaggagtATCAAGAACATAGCTGGCACGTCCTGAACTACTGCCCCACAACAACCTCACCATTCAGCCATGAGCTGACTCCAAGCCTAAAGGATTTGTTCATGTGAATTGCAAAGTGTTTCCATTATCCTGATTTAATGGTGAGGGCGAGAGCTTGACTACAACTGAACAGTTAGGGATCTTTAGTACTGACATCATAAGTGCACTCCACCTGTAATGAGACCCAAGTGTGCAGAGAGGCACAATGACGTTTCCCAATCATTTCCCAGTTATCAAAGTACAGGCTCCAAGATGATCTGGTTCAAGACCTTCGCCTCTGCGTATGAAAGGAATGTGAAATTAACATTCtgttgctgaaacagaaggCCAGTGCCATCAGCCCGTGGACCATGTGGAGAATGGCGCTAGAAGCTCACGGCAAAGGAAACGAGGAAGTGAACAATTAAAAAGGTTTTTGGCCTGTGGTTATGCAAAGCATAATTCTGACGAGAGCAGAACTCGAAGTCACTGCTACCGTCACTCATTCAGGAACATAAAAGTTGTAATATAAACGCTCTGGACGCATTATAACAAAATAAATTACAATAAGACTTGGAATGTTTTTGCCAATATTTGGAACGGTGATCAGTTTTAAGAAGAGGAATGCCACAGATTTGTGGTGCAGAAGTGATAACGTAACACACTTTCATTAATGCAACATCCTTACACCACAGGGAAATGGGTTGTTCCACACCCAGATAAACTGTAGCAATAACCTCGTCATGCCAACAAAGACTGAATTTTGCTGACGGTTCAGGGTTCGGTTTGTCTCTTCTCCCATCACTCAGGGCTTGACTGGGACAGTTGGGACAAGTTGCAGCCGGTTTCTAGCGGTCTGGCCACTGCATTTGGTGTCTTCTAGTCACTGATGCTGGTCCTCCTCATTAGCACTCTTAGAGAGGTGCGAGAAGCCAGAgtttctcttctcctccagcctgtcaatacacacacacacactgtccataTTTTGTGTTCAGAACTTTTATGCACCTTCCTACCCCTTGTGAAAAGTGTAATTGAATGTACAATTGCTAGTCTATAgaacaggcgtactcaactaaatttgtccgcggtccaattttggcagatacctgtgccctgaggtccggtgcggcgggggtggcgaacgtaagttgttgagcggggggggggggggggggggggtacggtgcgcgaacggtgcgcgaacggtggaggcgtttatactttcgcgagcgtcactgcagtgttctccgaaacgataggcgttttgtccgaaacgatatgtggtagaaacacccctcaaaacaggggaatgaacatttacctgaccaattttaatgttgctatatgtttcaggtttgaaaagtgctggaatttaggttaaagtactttaaaatgcttgaaattgtaactacttggtttcacaacaaatagctgtctgactgaatcgttctcttgtattaggttaacaaatacgagcctcttgtaattccaggacgaaacatgagagaacgtgaagacgtgaagattgggcgttttttaaataaacaaccattaaataatgtgataaaaagcgaattatttcgagtatatgtataaatatttaacttaattatgtttaacatgctgggaaatattgaaatggaccttgaaagtgacgtacaagtgctttaattccaccttataaaggtgtatgaaccctgaaaacgtgactttgttcattgcgctgaagcgcggcgcaaagttacaaaattcgagagatgcacgacctctcgaaccgacagcgcgcgagacactcgcgcacacgcggagccacagcgattacatcattttcgcgaagcgtcaaccaggcaggcttgttgttgagcggggtggcgaacgtaagttgttgcgcgggggtggcaaacggaacactcgtgacggagtgttttttcaatagccctgaaataaatgctacggttttgttttggtccgtatccagttaatcaggaatgagattgggtccggacaggactgcgttcgggtccggatccggaccgcggtccgccagttgagtacccctgctataGAAGAACAGTTCTTCACTCACACTTTCCTGAGTCTACAAGTAGAGTGGTGGAGTTCTTCGCTTTCCCCTTCCCCCTGATTGGCCGCCCATCTGTTGTCCCGCCCTCCACCTGCGTTTGGTTGGTCTCTCCCTCCTGCCGGTCAATCATGGCCCTCTGGAATGAGCGTGCCAGGCAGGCGCTGATGTCTCTGGCCCGCTCCGGCCGGCTACACCAGGCTGCTTGCAGTAGAGGAAGACGTTTGGGTGGGCGGCATCAGCTGTGCAGTACGCGATGTCCCGCAGGTACGTTTTGGTCAGCTGCCTGCCTGTGCTGATCTCCTTCACCTCCACGTAACGCGAACGCACCACCAGCGCATGCTCCTTCTCCAGTGACGCCCCAGCGGGAGATCGCTCGAGCAGCCGCCCCAGGGCCTCCTCCGCCTGCTGCACGTCCAGGGAGTAGACCTTATCCGTGCCCAGGTAGTGCACCTTAAAGAGAGGGTCTCCATGGGACAGGCTCTGGACACGGACCCATCGGAACCGCTGACGGAACACTGCCGGAGATTTCCACATAGTCTGCGTGAGAAGGAAAAGGCTGACCAGAGACGTGCCTGCTGAGAAAGGAAACAAGTTTTTATCtgcatttattacatttattcatTTGGAATtagctcttatccagagcaattTACAATTTCAATCAAGTGACAACAGTAAGCAGTGGTAAGAGTGTTAAGAAACGTAGGGCTTTACTGTTACAGCATGCTGCACTGATCAGCTCTCCCACTGTAATATCAATTCTCTAACATTTTACCTCATATAATTTAGAATGGGATGTTTAAGAGGGACagggttctgtgtgtttgtgtttgggggtgtgATCTTACTGTTAAGTGTGAAAAAAACTTACAAACGTTAACTATGGAAATGTAAGCAAATGACATTCGTCAAACAGGACTGTGAATTTGAATAGGCGCTAATATTAtctattaggggtgggaatcgtttactatctcacgattcgattcaattccaattttgggggccacgattcaATTTTAAAattgattttcgattcaaaacgattttcaattcaaaaaacaatttgatttataaaaatgtctgcttcagtctataaaatctgcatgatctactacagtctgcttagcaagacagaatgacaaatacagaaaattaagtgtctcacatttaattaacaatgacaaatacagaaaattaagtgtctcacatttaattaacaaaaataaagtgctttggtaaaataaaattgtttttgttgtgttaccaaaattcttgagcttcattttgcaagctgtcagggctgactCGGATGCACTTCCCCCAGccgttgctaggggcaccagagtcagtccccgACTAAGTCCCAGACCTGTGTAACCGTACACAGCCAGgtccctgctttctctgtgattgcttatctcCTGCGttgcttcctgacccatctcaagttttcccaatcctgtatttcttcctatccgttttgcctttatttttgggaagggttttattttgctgtggcgttgtttgccagttacttctgctggcgtccttggtttaattttcgcgttgcatttatctgcgctgttttttagttactgttgttattttgtttcttcctaCCGTCTCAATAcggagtgttatttttcacgcgttgtattttccacgttgtttttttgtttctatttactctgtgccctcacggttttgctttctattctcttgtGCGTTGAGTCTTCtgcgttgttttgtttgttcgttctgggtcgctgtgcgcgtttccctctcgctcaTACATGTGacaagtgtcaaacgtcttgatcttgcaaaccggcacttgggtccacccttctctatattatttctcacctttctctatattaacgctcccgtgctcaccgcgttacacaagccttgcacacaagctacattgtgtccagttcggtcttccctggcattcggtaaaaaccaaaatgaacccatatttttgccttaaatgaagacggggcaggttgaatatctctttcctccgtctgttttgaaccttttccgcgcatgagtgtgttccagattttgggacatttaaaatcgattctgaatcgtagtaaatgagaatcgatttttgatatatgaatcgattttttggcacacctctattaTCTATGTTAGGCTTTTTACAATAAATACTTTTAATAACCATTAAGTAGTGAGTGTAGACATTTtactagaggtgtattcaacgaaggattttcatagtctaatctgattcgtcagattttccctttagtcgactaatctagtaccttaaacgggatcccattctcattcaggactttttcccacttcaaagtaaaaacctaaaacactcagataaatgaataaacatggtaggttggctttattcagcttttatttatttacttatttttaatgaaacgctagagaaccgtcagtgcgcagtgtGCATATCGAACAGGCacagtgcaaaatgtcaaaaatattttaaataaaatgtgcctgcctgaaaatatttaaaaattgccacacaacagaaAAAATtctaagtaaaggttcaagtaacggggtttaaaaagcaaacaacaaaaaaatgtttataggcctacttgccgagacgcactgCGACGAGACGACCGAAACACAAacggctgttttttttttccgccttgcgcgttttaaatggtataccatgtggttgttgtcgtgcgaaatgaaagacgttgatgacataacttgcactttactttgtttgattcatctttatctttttttgcagtggcggacttagcaatttgggggctcaaggcgaatttagctagggggcccatcaacattaatatgcaagaaataagttagctagtcagggggcccctacagtgggctgcagtgggaagggcccaaggcagttgcctagccacgcctctatgcaaagaccgcctctgcgcGTCTGTGTCAATTTGTGACACGTTAGCATTAATGCTATATGGTCCGCAATGGAGCTTTAAATATCCTTTTAACCGGCGTGAAAGAAGCAAGCACAGATATAGGTCCGTATTCACCTGCCCAGACTGTCTTAACTGCCTGTCTGTAATCACAAAATTAACAGATTCAATAATGTTAATCGTTACATTTATATGCAGATTAAAGAGCTGCACTCTTGCTGTACCTGTTATTGTAGGGTAACTCCGTCCCTTACGAAGACCGCTCGTGGTATTAGAAACTACTTTTCAGCATTCACGGGTGATTTGTGAGGACCACGAAGCGTGAGGAGCACCCTGTGGTTCCTCATGGTTCCTGCTGGACCAACTCCGCTCTCAAACACGCCGAGTTTGAAAAATGCTCCTCAGAGACTCGGGGCGCTTATCAGCGCCCTCCAGCTCAACTCTGCCCTTCATAGATTTGACATGGGAAGAGAGTTTGGACTCACAAACATTCCCATTCACCTTAATATTGTTACAAAACATCACCCTATATGAGACTACACTAAATAACAACACAACTATAATTACAAAGAAGATACGTTCATATAGATATGTCACTGAGAACCAATGGAAAGTAACGGTACGCATGTCTACAAAGTACAACATCTTCTATCCGCAAGCATACTGTGTCCAGTTAGATTACAGCAGCGAAATGTCCACCAGTATAACAGTCGCAGGAGAATTCACAAACAACTTTCGCCATCAACTTACAATAAGAAGGTACAAGCCTACGCATACAATACTCTGACATAAATCTAACATTTGTACAAAATGAAACGAGGTGTCTCTTACGAAGTGTCTTCTGAAAATTCTTCGATGGATCACACCAAACCCGAAGTGTTTTCCCGCTCTTCGTTGTTCATTTATGCTCAATTAATCAGCTTTCCTTGCACAAACGTCGCGAAGCTAGTTGTGTTGAccagttgtatagtaacgaagtagaactacttcactactgtacttaagtactaaaatgctgtatctgtactttactggagtataatgtttttcttctactTCGACTTTTACTTCACTATATATTTCCATCAGCTTAATACTTTTattccgatacattttttacgtgctgtgtagttactcgttacaattataaacatgtgaTCAGgttgtcttatgagaaaactgcatgCTTCGGTCAcatctcgtttactctgctgctgctcatttctgatcctatccttccttgtcactccaaatgagaatctcaacatcttcatctcagacacctccatctccgtCACCTGTCTCTTTATCAGTGCCagtgtctccagtccatacaacatagcaggtctcactactgtcctatagatctttcctttcattctagccaacacccttctatcacaaaTCACCCCAGAAACTTtgtcctccacaccaccctacctgcactctcttctttacctctttcacttcctccattactctgtaccctcgaccctaagtaggtaaactcatcaaccttcaccaaatcaactccttgtaactggacctgtccaccgtctaccctcttattcacacacatgtactctgtttttctcctgctcactttcattcccctgctctccaaagcatatctccatctttccaagctcacatccacctgctccctactctcactacagatcacaatgtcatcagcaaacatcatagtccaaggggactcctgcctaacctcgtccgtcagtctgtctatgacaattgcgaacaggaagggactcagggctgatccctgatgtagtcctaccccaactttaaacccgtctgtcattcctactgCACATctcactgttctcatacatatcctgcaccaccctcacatacttttctgctactcctgacttcctcatacaataccacagctcctgtctctgtactctatcataagctttctctaagtcaacaaatacacaatgtaactccttctgtccttccctatacttctccattaacactctcaaagcaaacatagcatctgtggtgcacctagctggcatgaaaccatactgctgctcatagatctctacctctcctctaagcctagcttccactactctttcccagattttcaggctgtgactgatcaactttattaccctgtaattactacagctctgaacgtcacctgtattcttgaaaatcggcaccattatgcttcgtctccactcctcgggcatcttctgaccttccaagattctgttaaataacccagtcaaaaactccactgctgtctctcccaaacatttacatgtctccactggaatatcatctggtccaactgccttaccacacttcattctccaaattgcagcccttacttcctccttgctcacctgaggcacttcctgattcacaacctctacctcttctaaccttctttcactttcattctcttgattcatcagttcctcaaaatactccttccaccttcccaagacactctcctcaccagacaacacatttccatctttatcatttatcatcctaacctgctgcacatcctgcccatcacggtttctctcgaaattattccaaataattcgctttttatcttaTTAAAAgggatggtaccgtgtttggtgtTACGGCCTGTCTAGGAATGAGGACCGTAACAGTGGTGTAGGTGAACAACAGTGTgaatgttagtgatgatggGACTACAGAAGTGGGTGGTTAAATgtgtattatacagaaattgTATTTACAAGACATAGACGTAACTGGTCTCAGCTTCAGGAGTGGCCCaggccaacataacaaacagaacagaactgtaaaataaacgaAACACTGGCTGAACAGTTCTCCTTGTTACGTCCTCATCTAGGCTAGAGGAACAGTAACAGAGAGGTGAATGTTGTTATAGAGGCTGAATGAAAAAGGGACTGGACAACCAGGCAAAAATTGATGAAAAGTTAACCTTGTATTCAGACATGGTAGTAGATAAGACAGATGTAAATGTCTTCAGGAGTGGCCAAggccaaaataaacaaaacgtCACTCAGAACCAAAAGGCTTTACCAAACTATACttacaaataaaacaaacaacataTGAACTAAACTACACTTACCAAACATGaacaataaatacatacaaacaaaatggcagccactccctACCACCAAAATGTACTACCATCAAGAAACACAACAGGTATACATAAAGGCCAACATAGAAACAGACATTAATGCTCACAGCAACAAGAGGTTCACAAATTCTGTTTTAAGCTCGAAGCAACACATGTACATGTTCCCCTTTCctatcccccctctctctctgtctctccaacTTCCTCCTTCCTCCCTCCTTTTATCCTCATCGTCAGGTATGACGACAATCCTGGTAAGGACTGGATAGACTGGACTGGACTGGGAAGGGTAGGGGTAAAATCCGGGACAAACCTGGAATCGAAACAGAACAGAAAACACCacaacataaaaaaacatacaaacaaaccctCACATTAcatcttgtattatgttaacaaatacgagcctcttgttgTAATTCcgggacaaaacatgagagaacgtgaagacgttaaagggaaccccggctggtaacacttgtaagccttaatatgctgtaattaatctaaattattaagacatgttgtaaaaaaaaaatcacaaaagcagcagatttatttacaaatcaacgcttttattcgaaatatttgacatatgggtgcagccatgttttctgacgcgcaatgcctgctgggtagatgacgtcaaatggttgcagcGCGCTAAACTTGACTGTGGTTGTAAGGAGTTCATGTTAGTTAACTGAGCTATCTTAAAGaaaaccatgccac
This window harbors:
- the LOC143518626 gene encoding transmembrane protein 272-like; protein product: MENRSLLQNIRTTAVLSVPVLILSKLLAIALPIAQVVIGQQYLEKCPRQPNIPIYLLVSGVFGLVLALLSCLPCAREDEHGSSGSLSSLCTAWNSLVTLFLFIWFISGNVWVYSIYPPNYDTSAVDYCAKTVYLFAFWTINAVYILLGILLVGGCCLLFCMCLLGKAINNTRDEV
- the LOC143518621 gene encoding uncharacterized protein LOC143518621: MINDKDGNVLSGEESVLGRWKEYFEELMNQENESERRLEEVEVVNQEVPQVSKEEVRAAIWRMKCGKAVGPDDIPVETCKCLGETAVEFLTGLFNRILEGQKMPEEWRRSIMVPIFKNTGTSLVSLFLLTQTMWKSPAVFRQRFRWVRVQSLSHGDPLFKVHYLGTDKVYSLDVQQAEEALGRLLERSPAGASLEKEHALVVRSRYVEVKEISTGRQLTKTYLRDIAYCTADAAHPNVFLYCKQPGVAGRSGPETSAPAWHAHSRGP